A section of the Humulus lupulus chromosome 2, drHumLupu1.1, whole genome shotgun sequence genome encodes:
- the LOC133817979 gene encoding uncharacterized protein LOC133817979, which translates to MMGRACFPTILLVSFLMLLFFSHGFGRSLRTEDSSVEVKEESGGVKAREMVETMDYAEPEPNTNPRAGYIFSPPPK; encoded by the exons ATGATGGGTCGAGCTTGTTTTCCAACGATTCTCCTTGTTTCTTTCTTGATGCTCCTCTTTTTCTCTCATG ggtttGGGAGGAGTCTGAGAACTGAAGATTCTTCTGTAGAAGTAAAG GAGGAAAGTGGTGGTGTTAAAGCAAGGGAAATGGTTGAAACAATGGATTATGCAGAGCCAGAGCCAAACACCAACCCAAGAGCTGGGTATATCTTCAGCCCTCCACCCAAGTGA